Proteins found in one Triticum aestivum cultivar Chinese Spring chromosome 4D, IWGSC CS RefSeq v2.1, whole genome shotgun sequence genomic segment:
- the LOC123096876 gene encoding probable polygalacturonase isoform X2, translated as MKRLVVLSWVLAVVLGSVHGHVRRQWGEQVPPESRPHSVTITEFGAVGDGRTLNTLPFQNAVFYARSFADKGGAQLYVPKGRWLTGSFNLTSHLTLFLEKDAIIIGAEESSQWPIVEPLPSYGQGLDLPGPRHRSLINGYNLTDVVITGNNGLIDGQGSVWWDWLRSHELNHSRPHLVEFLYSEEIVISNLTFLNSPAWSIHPVYCSNVKVHNVTIKTLLDAPLTDGIVPDSCLNVCIEDSTISVSHEAISVKSGWDKYGISIGRPTSDIHISRVDLQASSGAALAFGSEMSGGISGIHADHLTIHGSDKGFSFKTTPGRGGYIKEVVISDVEMDGIRVAIEFIGNLSSHPDDDFDPSELPVIDQITLKNMVGTNISVAGVLSGIDGDPFTAICLSNLSFSITDSAYSTPWSCSNVSGYSESVFPEPCSELYTSSSNSSICFSLPSYSALAVA; from the exons ATGAAGAGGCTA GTGGTCCTGTCATGGGTCCTGGCCGTCGTTCTCGGCTCAGTCCACGGCCATGTGCGGCGGCAATGGGGGGAGCAGGTGCCCCCGGAGTCGCGGCCGCACAGCGTCACCATTACCGAGTTCGGCGCCGTAGGGGATGGTAGGACCCTGAACACCCTGCCCTTCCAAAACGCCGTCTTCTACGCCCGGTCCTTCGCCGACAAGGGCGGTGCGCAGCTGTACGTCCCCAAGGGTCGATGGCTCACCGGCAGCTTCAACCTCACCAGCCACCTCACCCTCTTCCTCGAGAAAGATGCCATCATCATCGGCGCGGAG GAGTCATCGCAATGGCCAATTGTGGAACCTTTGCCATCTTATGGCCAGGGACTAGACCTTCCAGGTCCTAGACATCGTAGCTTAATAAATGGATACAATTTAACGGATGTTGTTATTACTG GGAATAATGGACTTATCGATGGCCAGGGATCAGTATGGTGGGATTGGCTTCGCTCTCATGAACTAAATCATAGCCGCCCTCATCTCGTGGAGTTTCTGTATTCTGAAGAAATTGTGATCTCAAACTTGACATTTTTGAACTCACCAGCCTGGAGCATACATCCAGTGTATTGCAG CAATGTAAAGGTTCATAACGTCACAATTAAGACTTTGTTGGATGCTCCACTCACTGATGGCATAGTTCCAG ATTCATGTTTGAATGTGTGCATCGAAGACAGCACCATTAGTGTCAGTCATGAAGCCATCTCAGTGAAAAGTGGGTGGGACAAGTACGGCATTTCTATCGGAAGGCCAACCTCAGACATTCATATCAGCAGAGTGGATCTTCAAGCGTCATCTGGTGCTGCACTTGCATTTGGCAGTGAGATGTCCGGTGGGATCTCAGGTATTCATGCTGATCACCTAACGATACATGGTTCTGATAAAGGGTTCTCTTTCAAGACCACCCCTGGCCGTGGAGGTTACATAAAGGAAGTGGTCATCTCAGATGTAGAAATGGATGGTATCCGTGTGGCCATTGAATTCATAGGTAATTTATCAAGCCATCCAGATGATGATTTTGATCCATCTGAGCTCCCGGTGATTGATCAAATCACCCTAAAGAATATGGTGGGAACAAACATCTCGGTTGCAGGAGTTTTATCAGGAATTGACGGTGATCCATTTACTGCGATCTGCCTTTCCAATCTCAGTTTCTCGATAACTGATTCAGCCTATTCTACTCCCTGGTCTTGTTCCAATGTTTCTGGATACTCGGAATCGGTCTTCCCTGAGCCTTGCTCGGAACTGTATACATCATCCTCAAATTCTTCAATTTGCTTCTCCCTTCCTAGTTACAGTGCCCTTGCTGTGGCATAG
- the LOC123096876 gene encoding probable polygalacturonase isoform X1, whose product MKRLWRLQVVLSWVLAVVLGSVHGHVRRQWGEQVPPESRPHSVTITEFGAVGDGRTLNTLPFQNAVFYARSFADKGGAQLYVPKGRWLTGSFNLTSHLTLFLEKDAIIIGAEESSQWPIVEPLPSYGQGLDLPGPRHRSLINGYNLTDVVITGNNGLIDGQGSVWWDWLRSHELNHSRPHLVEFLYSEEIVISNLTFLNSPAWSIHPVYCSNVKVHNVTIKTLLDAPLTDGIVPDSCLNVCIEDSTISVSHEAISVKSGWDKYGISIGRPTSDIHISRVDLQASSGAALAFGSEMSGGISGIHADHLTIHGSDKGFSFKTTPGRGGYIKEVVISDVEMDGIRVAIEFIGNLSSHPDDDFDPSELPVIDQITLKNMVGTNISVAGVLSGIDGDPFTAICLSNLSFSITDSAYSTPWSCSNVSGYSESVFPEPCSELYTSSSNSSICFSLPSYSALAVA is encoded by the exons ATGAAGAGGCTA TGGCGTCTTCAGGTGGTCCTGTCATGGGTCCTGGCCGTCGTTCTCGGCTCAGTCCACGGCCATGTGCGGCGGCAATGGGGGGAGCAGGTGCCCCCGGAGTCGCGGCCGCACAGCGTCACCATTACCGAGTTCGGCGCCGTAGGGGATGGTAGGACCCTGAACACCCTGCCCTTCCAAAACGCCGTCTTCTACGCCCGGTCCTTCGCCGACAAGGGCGGTGCGCAGCTGTACGTCCCCAAGGGTCGATGGCTCACCGGCAGCTTCAACCTCACCAGCCACCTCACCCTCTTCCTCGAGAAAGATGCCATCATCATCGGCGCGGAG GAGTCATCGCAATGGCCAATTGTGGAACCTTTGCCATCTTATGGCCAGGGACTAGACCTTCCAGGTCCTAGACATCGTAGCTTAATAAATGGATACAATTTAACGGATGTTGTTATTACTG GGAATAATGGACTTATCGATGGCCAGGGATCAGTATGGTGGGATTGGCTTCGCTCTCATGAACTAAATCATAGCCGCCCTCATCTCGTGGAGTTTCTGTATTCTGAAGAAATTGTGATCTCAAACTTGACATTTTTGAACTCACCAGCCTGGAGCATACATCCAGTGTATTGCAG CAATGTAAAGGTTCATAACGTCACAATTAAGACTTTGTTGGATGCTCCACTCACTGATGGCATAGTTCCAG ATTCATGTTTGAATGTGTGCATCGAAGACAGCACCATTAGTGTCAGTCATGAAGCCATCTCAGTGAAAAGTGGGTGGGACAAGTACGGCATTTCTATCGGAAGGCCAACCTCAGACATTCATATCAGCAGAGTGGATCTTCAAGCGTCATCTGGTGCTGCACTTGCATTTGGCAGTGAGATGTCCGGTGGGATCTCAGGTATTCATGCTGATCACCTAACGATACATGGTTCTGATAAAGGGTTCTCTTTCAAGACCACCCCTGGCCGTGGAGGTTACATAAAGGAAGTGGTCATCTCAGATGTAGAAATGGATGGTATCCGTGTGGCCATTGAATTCATAGGTAATTTATCAAGCCATCCAGATGATGATTTTGATCCATCTGAGCTCCCGGTGATTGATCAAATCACCCTAAAGAATATGGTGGGAACAAACATCTCGGTTGCAGGAGTTTTATCAGGAATTGACGGTGATCCATTTACTGCGATCTGCCTTTCCAATCTCAGTTTCTCGATAACTGATTCAGCCTATTCTACTCCCTGGTCTTGTTCCAATGTTTCTGGATACTCGGAATCGGTCTTCCCTGAGCCTTGCTCGGAACTGTATACATCATCCTCAAATTCTTCAATTTGCTTCTCCCTTCCTAGTTACAGTGCCCTTGCTGTGGCATAG